Proteins co-encoded in one Gleimia hominis genomic window:
- a CDS encoding CDP-alcohol phosphatidyltransferase family protein has product MDNTATSQTRTWPLSAYVWAWCVHAFTMSGLLWVLLAARALGEGHYKAMWGWLIVSLIVDAIDGPLARKAKVQEVIPWFSGTMMDNVVDYMTWTFIPAVFMVKVIPLGPTPLAIIAAICALASSMFCYANTRMKSADWYFVGFPAAWNIVVLILWLFHSGPIVNWLVVIVFTILAVVPWKWLHPFRVKKYRAINAVAAIIWVTSTAIMVWTFPHIPMWLRIPWWISGIWILGVSALRTWRGRPDRPNQRP; this is encoded by the coding sequence TTGGATAACACCGCCACCAGCCAGACAAGAACGTGGCCACTGTCCGCATACGTGTGGGCTTGGTGCGTACACGCGTTCACCATGTCAGGTCTCCTCTGGGTCTTACTGGCCGCACGCGCGCTAGGCGAAGGACACTACAAAGCCATGTGGGGATGGCTAATCGTCTCCCTAATTGTTGACGCCATCGACGGCCCGTTAGCCCGCAAGGCAAAAGTACAAGAAGTGATCCCCTGGTTCTCCGGCACCATGATGGACAACGTCGTCGACTACATGACGTGGACCTTCATCCCCGCAGTATTCATGGTCAAAGTAATCCCACTAGGCCCAACCCCACTAGCGATAATCGCTGCCATATGCGCCCTCGCATCATCCATGTTCTGCTACGCAAACACCCGCATGAAATCCGCAGACTGGTACTTCGTAGGCTTCCCCGCCGCATGGAACATCGTCGTCCTCATTCTCTGGCTCTTCCACTCCGGCCCCATCGTCAACTGGCTCGTCGTCATCGTCTTCACCATCCTCGCCGTCGTCCCCTGGAAATGGCTCCACCCGTTCCGCGTCAAAAAATACCGCGCCATAAACGCAGTTGCCGCAATCATCTGGGTCACCTCCACCGCCATCATGGTCTGGACCTTCCCCCACATCCCCATGTGGCTGCGCATCCCCTGGTGGATCAGCGGCATCTGGATCCTCGGCGTATCAGCCCTACGCACCTGGCGCGGCCGGCCCGACCGTCCTAACCAGCGCCCGTGA
- a CDS encoding CoA-acylating methylmalonate-semialdehyde dehydrogenase: METLKLWINGEYYDGEPAEQVDVENPATGKVESKLNLASKADLDHAVKVAKEAQKKWAKVSLAKRVEIMFKMRHLLLENQDHMAKLIVAEHGKTYTDAIGEIQRGRETLDFACGINNALKGQMSSQISTGVDIHTVQYPVGVVAGICPFNFPAMVPMWMHPLALATGNAFILKPATTTPSASLFTAELYKQAGLPDGLFNVLPGNREIVTEILTHPGIDAISFVGSTPVAHIVQDTGVTHGKRVQALGGANNHAIVMPDCDLEFAAKHISAAAFGAAGERCMALPIVVAVGGIEDKLTQLVADEAKKIKVGSGLDEENEMGPVIDKAAKERIVGLIDGAEKAGADVVLDGRDYVAQGYEGGHWLGPTIVENCPTDTDLYKQEVFGPVLTVVTAKDYDEAIEIVNASEFGNGAAIFTNDGGVARRFTNEVEAGMVGINVPIPTPVAYYSFGGWKESLLGDHHIHGPEGVNFYTKAKAITSRWPSEAGMYEATMSFQREE; this comes from the coding sequence ATGGAAACACTGAAGCTTTGGATTAATGGGGAGTACTACGACGGGGAACCCGCCGAGCAGGTAGATGTGGAGAATCCGGCTACGGGCAAGGTGGAGAGCAAACTGAACCTCGCCTCAAAAGCAGATTTGGACCACGCGGTAAAGGTCGCTAAAGAAGCGCAGAAGAAGTGGGCGAAGGTCTCCCTTGCCAAGCGCGTGGAGATCATGTTCAAGATGCGTCACTTGCTGCTTGAGAATCAAGATCACATGGCGAAGCTGATTGTGGCGGAGCATGGGAAGACGTACACGGATGCGATTGGGGAGATTCAGCGGGGGCGCGAGACCCTGGATTTCGCGTGCGGAATCAATAATGCGCTCAAGGGGCAGATGTCGTCGCAGATTTCCACTGGCGTAGATATTCATACTGTTCAGTACCCGGTGGGGGTTGTGGCGGGGATTTGCCCGTTTAACTTCCCCGCGATGGTGCCGATGTGGATGCACCCGCTGGCTTTGGCGACTGGGAACGCGTTCATTTTGAAGCCGGCTACTACAACCCCGTCGGCGTCCTTGTTCACGGCGGAGTTGTACAAGCAGGCGGGGTTGCCGGACGGGTTGTTCAACGTGCTGCCGGGTAACCGGGAGATCGTTACCGAGATTTTGACGCACCCGGGGATTGACGCGATTTCGTTTGTGGGTTCCACCCCGGTTGCGCACATTGTTCAGGACACGGGGGTTACCCACGGTAAACGCGTGCAGGCGCTTGGTGGGGCGAATAACCACGCGATCGTTATGCCGGATTGCGATTTGGAGTTCGCGGCTAAGCACATTAGTGCCGCTGCGTTTGGTGCGGCGGGTGAGCGTTGCATGGCGCTGCCGATTGTGGTTGCTGTGGGTGGGATTGAAGATAAGCTCACGCAGCTGGTAGCGGATGAGGCGAAGAAGATCAAGGTTGGCTCTGGTTTGGATGAAGAGAACGAGATGGGCCCCGTGATCGACAAGGCTGCGAAGGAACGCATTGTTGGCCTGATTGATGGTGCTGAGAAGGCAGGTGCGGACGTGGTCTTGGATGGTCGTGATTACGTCGCGCAGGGTTATGAGGGCGGCCACTGGTTGGGCCCAACGATTGTTGAGAACTGCCCGACGGACACGGATCTGTATAAGCAGGAGGTGTTCGGCCCGGTCCTCACGGTGGTTACGGCGAAGGATTACGATGAGGCCATTGAGATTGTGAATGCCTCGGAGTTCGGTAACGGCGCCGCTATCTTCACGAATGACGGTGGGGTTGCCCGCCGGTTCACAAACGAGGTGGAAGCCGGAATGGTGGGGATCAACGTGCCGATTCCAACGCCGGTGGCGTACTACTCGTTTGGTGGGTGGAAGGAATCGCTGCTTGGGGATCACCACATTCATGGTCCGGAGGGCGTGAATTTCTACACGAAGGCGAAGGCGATTACGTCGCGTTGGCCGTCTGAGGCTGGGATGTACGAGGCGACGATGTCGTTCCAGCGTGAGGAGTAG
- the iolD gene encoding 3D-(3,5/4)-trihydroxycyclohexane-1,2-dione acylhydrolase (decyclizing), translated as MNPDVQTVRLTVGQAVVRFLVNQYVERDGEQDRLIAGAFGIFGHGNVAGLGQALLQNELDPDADGGAMPYYMPRNEQGQVHAAAAFAKAKNRRQAMMCTASIGPGSLNMVTGAALATTNRVPVLLFPSDQFATRVPDPVLQQVENEMTLDTSVNDAFRPVSRFFDRINRPEQLIPSLMHAMATLVDPADTGAVTIALPQDVQAEAFDWPVEFFKKRVWYIPRTPADPAAIERAVNLIRQAKRPMVIAGGGVKYSEASEELREFARITGIPVGDTQAGKGAINFDHPAAIGGVGSTGGDSGNHIADKADLVIGIGTRYSDFTTASRTAFKNPDVQFVNVNVKPFDAVKNAAQMVVGDAREVLRALTDQLRDYRVSEAYEQEVTAEREAWLAKTHELYHLDHQPLPSQLEVFGALNEMMGDNDIVINAAGSMPGDLQALWQAKTPLQYHVEYAFSCMGYEIPAGMGVKMAHPDSEVVAIVGDGTYQMLPMELATVVQENLKVIYVLLQNHGFASIGALSESHGSQRFGTRYRAGAGAPHNEDGDLLPVDIAKNAESWGLKVYQVHTMEEFRQAYREAQADDRACMIHIETDLYGPNPPSSSWWDVPVSQVSRIESTQQAYEQYKQNKARQRHYLK; from the coding sequence ATGAACCCAGATGTGCAGACCGTGCGTCTAACGGTTGGGCAAGCCGTGGTGCGATTCCTGGTGAACCAATACGTGGAACGCGACGGTGAACAAGACCGTCTGATCGCCGGTGCGTTCGGCATTTTCGGACACGGTAACGTGGCTGGCCTGGGGCAGGCCCTACTGCAAAACGAGTTGGACCCAGACGCGGACGGGGGCGCAATGCCCTACTACATGCCGCGCAACGAACAGGGACAAGTGCATGCGGCGGCCGCATTCGCGAAGGCGAAGAACCGGCGCCAAGCCATGATGTGCACCGCCTCCATTGGCCCGGGGTCGTTAAACATGGTCACGGGAGCTGCCCTGGCCACCACGAACCGGGTGCCGGTGCTCCTGTTCCCCTCAGACCAGTTCGCCACCCGCGTGCCCGACCCGGTGCTGCAGCAGGTGGAGAACGAAATGACGTTGGACACGAGTGTGAACGACGCGTTCCGCCCTGTCTCCCGGTTCTTTGACCGCATCAACCGACCCGAACAGCTGATCCCCTCTTTGATGCATGCGATGGCAACGTTGGTGGATCCGGCGGACACCGGGGCGGTGACGATCGCGCTGCCACAAGACGTGCAGGCGGAGGCGTTCGACTGGCCCGTAGAGTTCTTCAAGAAACGCGTGTGGTACATTCCCCGCACCCCCGCGGACCCAGCGGCAATTGAGCGGGCAGTGAACCTCATCAGACAGGCGAAACGTCCCATGGTGATCGCTGGGGGCGGCGTTAAATACTCTGAGGCAAGTGAAGAACTGCGCGAGTTTGCCCGCATCACCGGAATTCCTGTGGGGGATACGCAGGCGGGTAAAGGGGCGATTAACTTCGACCACCCAGCGGCGATTGGTGGGGTCGGTTCAACCGGTGGGGATTCGGGTAACCACATTGCCGACAAAGCGGACCTCGTAATCGGGATTGGTACGCGTTACTCGGATTTCACCACGGCGTCGCGCACGGCATTCAAGAACCCGGATGTGCAGTTCGTGAACGTGAACGTGAAGCCGTTTGACGCGGTTAAAAATGCCGCCCAAATGGTGGTTGGGGATGCGCGTGAGGTTCTGCGTGCTCTAACCGACCAGTTGCGCGACTACCGGGTGAGTGAAGCCTACGAGCAAGAGGTCACGGCGGAACGGGAAGCGTGGCTCGCGAAAACCCACGAGTTGTACCACCTGGATCACCAGCCGCTCCCGAGCCAGCTGGAGGTGTTTGGGGCGCTGAACGAGATGATGGGTGATAACGACATTGTCATCAACGCTGCCGGTTCTATGCCCGGTGACCTGCAGGCCCTGTGGCAGGCGAAGACCCCGTTGCAGTACCACGTGGAGTACGCGTTCTCTTGCATGGGCTACGAGATTCCCGCGGGGATGGGGGTGAAGATGGCACATCCAGACAGCGAGGTAGTTGCGATCGTTGGCGATGGCACGTACCAGATGCTGCCGATGGAACTGGCGACGGTGGTGCAAGAGAACCTGAAGGTCATTTATGTTCTGCTGCAAAACCACGGGTTCGCGTCCATTGGGGCGCTGTCGGAGTCCCATGGGTCGCAGCGTTTCGGCACGCGTTACCGCGCGGGGGCGGGGGCGCCTCATAATGAAGATGGTGATTTGCTGCCGGTAGATATTGCGAAGAACGCGGAGTCTTGGGGGCTGAAGGTCTACCAGGTGCACACGATGGAAGAGTTCCGGCAGGCGTACCGCGAGGCGCAGGCAGATGATCGGGCCTGCATGATTCACATTGAGACGGACCTGTATGGGCCGAATCCGCCGAGTTCCTCGTGGTGGGATGTGCCTGTTTCGCAGGTGTCACGCATTGAATCGACCCAGCAGGCGTACGAGCAGTACAAGCAGAATAAAGCGCGGCAACGTCACTATTTGAAGTAG
- the iolB gene encoding 5-deoxy-glucuronate isomerase → MNDNDKYVIRAGETAHDQFETDLTIERAGWEFSAIAVLGLEAGQSQTRNSGDTELLVLPFEGGCTVEVNGETFEIKGRESVFTGITDYIYIPRNTEFTVTSKNGGRFCLPAAKATKDLPVRYCPVEEVVTMLRGAGNCSRQVNNYALGNELETSHLLVTEVLTPGGNWSSYPPHKHDEHNENERVLEEIYYYEVREGNGGKNGKEGFALQRIYPSPGKPIDVCTEVRSRDIVIMPYGYHGPSVAAPGYDLYYLNVMAGPAEDSTWLMTNDPHHDWVRENWSDQAIDPRLPMTPMND, encoded by the coding sequence ATGAATGACAACGATAAATACGTAATCCGCGCGGGAGAAACCGCACACGACCAGTTCGAAACAGACCTGACGATCGAGCGGGCCGGCTGGGAATTCAGCGCCATCGCAGTGCTCGGGCTGGAGGCCGGGCAAAGCCAGACCCGCAACAGTGGAGACACAGAACTCCTCGTGCTTCCCTTCGAAGGGGGCTGCACCGTAGAGGTAAACGGTGAAACGTTTGAGATTAAAGGCCGTGAATCCGTTTTTACCGGCATCACAGACTACATATACATTCCCCGCAACACGGAGTTCACCGTCACCTCCAAAAATGGGGGTCGGTTCTGCCTGCCGGCAGCGAAAGCCACCAAGGACCTCCCGGTGCGGTACTGCCCGGTAGAAGAAGTGGTGACGATGCTACGCGGCGCGGGTAACTGCTCGCGGCAAGTTAACAACTACGCGCTCGGCAACGAACTGGAAACCTCACACCTACTGGTCACAGAGGTGCTGACGCCGGGCGGAAACTGGTCGTCCTACCCGCCGCACAAACACGATGAACACAACGAAAACGAACGCGTGCTCGAAGAGATCTACTACTACGAGGTCCGCGAAGGTAACGGGGGGAAGAACGGGAAAGAAGGGTTCGCGCTGCAACGTATCTACCCCTCACCGGGTAAACCAATCGACGTGTGCACCGAAGTGCGTTCGCGTGACATCGTGATAATGCCCTACGGCTACCACGGTCCCTCCGTCGCAGCGCCCGGCTACGACCTGTACTACTTGAACGTGATGGCGGGGCCGGCGGAAGACTCCACGTGGCTCATGACCAACGACCCGCACCACGATTGGGTACGCGAAAACTGGAGCGATCAAGCAATCGACCCGCGCCTACCCATGACCCCGATGAACGACTAG
- a CDS encoding Cgl0159 family (beta/alpha)8-fold protein, producing MSVIEQIANIRAYEPEKIAQALKKRPKAQIPKDQKLLIIACDHPARGALGAGRKPMAMGSREDLLERCAEALSRPGVHGFLGTAEMIEDLTLMGALDNKLVWGSMNRGGLQHSKFEMDDRFNCYTPKGIEEAGLNGGKTLSRINFEDPATVATLESTAQAINQLAERKLTAMVEPFISEWKNGTVVNNLSTDAVIRSITIAAGLGTTSAYTWLKLPCVDNMERVMASTTLPSLILGGEVPDDPDEALKGWAGALKLPNVKGLVIGRSLLFPPTGTVSEAVDATVSLL from the coding sequence ATGTCTGTTATCGAACAGATCGCAAACATCCGGGCGTACGAACCCGAAAAGATTGCGCAGGCCCTCAAGAAACGCCCCAAAGCGCAGATCCCAAAAGACCAAAAGCTGCTGATCATCGCGTGTGACCACCCGGCTCGCGGGGCTTTGGGTGCGGGGCGTAAACCAATGGCAATGGGGTCGCGTGAAGACCTGCTAGAGCGGTGCGCAGAAGCACTTTCGCGCCCCGGCGTGCACGGATTCCTTGGAACCGCGGAGATGATAGAAGACCTCACGCTGATGGGGGCGCTGGATAACAAACTGGTGTGGGGGTCCATGAACCGCGGTGGGTTGCAGCATTCCAAATTCGAAATGGACGACCGGTTCAACTGCTACACGCCCAAAGGAATTGAGGAAGCGGGGTTGAATGGGGGGAAAACCCTGTCGCGCATCAACTTCGAAGACCCCGCAACTGTCGCCACCTTGGAGTCAACGGCGCAGGCAATCAACCAGTTGGCCGAGCGCAAACTCACCGCGATGGTGGAACCGTTCATTTCGGAGTGGAAAAACGGCACTGTGGTCAACAACCTCAGCACCGACGCGGTGATCCGGTCGATTACGATCGCGGCGGGGCTGGGCACCACGTCGGCCTACACCTGGTTGAAACTTCCATGTGTGGACAATATGGAGCGCGTAATGGCATCAACTACCCTTCCATCGCTTATCCTAGGAGGAGAAGTTCCCGACGACCCCGATGAAGCACTGAAAGGTTGGGCTGGTGCGTTGAAGCTCCCGAACGTGAAAGGCTTAGTAATTGGGCGGTCGTTACTGTTCCCACCGACGGGAACGGTGAGCGAAGCAGTGGATGCAACCGTGAGTTTGCTGTAA
- the iolC gene encoding 5-dehydro-2-deoxygluconokinase: MAQAHKQYEVVTIGRSGVDIYPLQVGVGLEEVESFGKFLGGSPMNVAVAAARMEHSSAIITGVGDDPFGNYVRQEMKRLGVSDQYVVTNENYNTPVTFCEIFPPDHFPLYFYREPSAPDLELKNQDIPLEVVKDAKIFWLSVTGLSVDPSRSAHHTALDARKKNGWTIADLDYRDMFWESEEVAHREVSRMLEKVNVAVGNKEECRIAVGETEPERAADALLERGVEVAIVKQGPLGTLAKTREERITVPVTKIEAMNGLGAGDSFGGALCHALLSGWDLPKAIQFASTAGAIVAERLECSTAMATEQEVFDKIAQHPETEPIVEAL, translated from the coding sequence ATGGCTCAGGCACACAAACAGTACGAAGTGGTGACCATAGGGCGCAGCGGAGTCGACATTTACCCTCTGCAAGTAGGCGTTGGCCTGGAAGAAGTGGAGAGTTTCGGCAAGTTCCTCGGCGGCTCCCCAATGAACGTGGCGGTCGCTGCAGCGCGCATGGAACACTCCAGCGCAATCATCACCGGAGTGGGGGACGACCCGTTCGGAAACTACGTGCGGCAAGAAATGAAACGCCTCGGCGTATCCGACCAGTATGTAGTTACAAATGAGAACTATAATACGCCGGTCACGTTCTGCGAGATCTTCCCACCCGACCACTTCCCCCTGTACTTTTACCGTGAACCATCCGCACCCGACCTCGAGCTGAAGAACCAAGACATTCCCCTCGAAGTGGTTAAAGACGCCAAAATATTCTGGCTGTCGGTAACCGGTTTGTCGGTAGACCCCTCGCGTTCTGCGCACCACACTGCGCTGGACGCGCGGAAAAAGAATGGGTGGACCATCGCTGACCTGGACTACCGGGACATGTTCTGGGAGTCAGAAGAGGTAGCGCACCGCGAAGTGTCCCGAATGCTAGAAAAAGTGAACGTCGCGGTGGGTAACAAAGAGGAATGCCGCATCGCGGTTGGGGAAACCGAACCGGAACGCGCTGCCGACGCGCTACTGGAACGCGGTGTGGAAGTCGCGATCGTGAAGCAAGGCCCCCTGGGTACCCTCGCGAAAACGCGCGAAGAACGCATTACCGTGCCCGTCACCAAAATCGAAGCGATGAACGGGCTTGGGGCCGGTGACTCCTTCGGTGGTGCGCTGTGCCACGCACTTCTGAGCGGCTGGGACCTACCAAAGGCAATCCAGTTCGCCTCAACCGCGGGTGCGATCGTGGCTGAACGCCTAGAGTGCTCCACCGCGATGGCTACGGAACAGGAAGTGTTCGACAAGATCGCTCAGCACCCCGAGACCGAACCCATAGTGGAGGCCCTGTAA
- a CDS encoding ExeM/NucH family extracellular endonuclease: protein MRVLKPISSAALAASIALVLSTPLTGVAVPTSDPTGTDSTATASAAPDPTGENTSAPTGSTTSEDTSQSADEQAGTSDENEDAGTSDETTQATPRAADTVAISDIQGNPKNYKNKQVAIQGIVTAVWDGRDGFTVQMPTSEVPEGYEGSQAVFVKLSNPSKTLHVGDEVQVDGKVSDPNGVTTLTTSVKNVETLGSEKTGLVKPAQVPAPKTPEEANKIQSMVINPQGQFRLTDSYKLPTTGQISLTDGDKAPAQPTQVGTPGSAEAKAQAQYNETHLITVDDGSDDLFDSNSAKAQVTPPKHLPFVADNAQAGPTLGAEVTFKSPAVITYTRGKWVLDPTTSIPAADEFISFSDVAEAEPADVGGNLKVATFNVLNYFTSLGVNSTEKDKNGKPLCSPKMNRWDQSVPVAGNYECPLRGAWDENGLKRQEDKIVAAINTLGKQNAAIVALQEIENDKKFETNPNQSLEHLVKALNQADPSQKWNYVPTPKKEPAFGTDDAIRQAFLYRSSVVSLVGDAEYGVSSRPQAATLDRAPLTQVFKHQESGKKLLVVNNHFKSKGSKLSGSDNDNPGKTQGPAYDVGNNNGERTRQAQDLVDVVTTKADAVKPDFTLLVGDFNSYSGEDPIQILKQSGYADLMNTAEHPTKRSMTDWAEYTYSYGGMLGSLDHIMVSKAGMDFYKGHDIWTANAYESQARQYSNFMATGTNYYNPNVFRASDHNSAIVGFDLEKKVDTENPGTGEPSQPGEETPDKPGVGDPGVNNPDKPGDNHPSSKPGANQPTSNQAGKPGSGSVNANQAGKPGANQAGTHIASTGSTASTVILLSALALAIGGGAWLLKRRIR, encoded by the coding sequence ATGCGTGTGTTGAAACCCATTTCATCCGCCGCTTTAGCGGCTTCCATAGCACTCGTCCTGTCGACTCCACTCACCGGCGTCGCAGTTCCTACCTCCGACCCAACCGGCACCGATTCCACAGCCACCGCGAGCGCTGCCCCGGATCCAACCGGTGAAAACACCTCGGCCCCCACCGGCTCGACAACCTCTGAAGACACTTCCCAGAGCGCAGACGAGCAGGCGGGTACCTCGGACGAAAATGAGGACGCGGGTACCTCGGACGAAACCACTCAAGCCACGCCGCGCGCTGCGGACACGGTGGCGATCAGTGACATCCAAGGGAACCCGAAAAATTACAAGAACAAGCAGGTTGCAATCCAAGGAATCGTCACCGCTGTTTGGGATGGTCGCGACGGCTTCACCGTGCAAATGCCAACAAGTGAAGTACCTGAGGGGTACGAAGGGTCGCAAGCGGTATTCGTTAAACTTTCCAACCCGTCCAAAACACTGCACGTGGGCGACGAAGTGCAAGTGGACGGTAAGGTTAGCGACCCAAATGGGGTAACGACCCTAACCACCTCCGTGAAGAACGTCGAAACCCTGGGCAGTGAGAAAACCGGCCTGGTGAAACCCGCGCAGGTACCCGCACCGAAAACCCCTGAGGAAGCCAACAAGATCCAAAGCATGGTGATTAACCCGCAGGGGCAGTTCCGGTTAACGGACTCGTACAAACTACCCACCACCGGCCAGATTTCGCTCACCGACGGAGATAAAGCCCCGGCACAACCCACCCAGGTGGGAACTCCCGGTTCGGCGGAAGCAAAAGCTCAGGCGCAGTACAACGAAACCCACCTCATCACGGTTGATGATGGCAGTGACGACCTGTTTGACTCCAACAGTGCAAAAGCCCAGGTTACTCCGCCTAAACACCTGCCGTTCGTGGCAGACAACGCGCAAGCAGGACCAACCTTAGGCGCAGAAGTCACGTTCAAAAGCCCAGCGGTCATCACCTACACGCGCGGCAAGTGGGTGCTCGACCCCACCACTTCTATTCCAGCGGCAGATGAGTTCATCAGTTTCTCTGACGTAGCCGAAGCGGAACCCGCTGACGTGGGTGGCAACCTGAAAGTAGCGACGTTCAACGTGCTGAACTACTTCACCAGCTTGGGTGTGAACTCCACAGAGAAAGATAAGAACGGTAAACCCCTGTGTTCTCCAAAGATGAATCGTTGGGACCAGTCGGTGCCCGTAGCAGGTAACTACGAATGCCCCCTCCGCGGCGCATGGGACGAAAACGGGTTGAAGCGTCAAGAAGACAAGATCGTTGCCGCCATCAACACGCTCGGCAAGCAAAACGCAGCAATCGTGGCTCTGCAAGAAATTGAGAACGACAAGAAGTTCGAAACGAACCCCAACCAGAGCCTCGAGCACCTCGTGAAAGCTCTAAACCAAGCCGACCCAAGCCAGAAGTGGAACTACGTGCCAACCCCGAAGAAAGAACCGGCATTCGGTACCGACGACGCGATCCGGCAAGCGTTCCTCTACCGCTCCAGTGTTGTCAGCCTTGTGGGTGACGCGGAATATGGGGTTAGCAGCCGGCCTCAAGCAGCTACACTAGACCGCGCACCATTAACGCAAGTTTTTAAGCACCAGGAATCCGGTAAGAAACTGCTGGTAGTGAACAACCACTTCAAGAGTAAAGGCAGTAAACTCAGCGGTTCAGACAACGACAATCCGGGGAAAACCCAAGGCCCCGCGTACGATGTGGGCAACAACAACGGGGAGCGTACCCGACAGGCACAAGACCTAGTGGACGTTGTCACTACAAAAGCAGATGCAGTTAAACCGGACTTCACCCTACTGGTTGGCGATTTCAACTCCTACTCCGGTGAAGACCCAATCCAGATCCTGAAACAGTCCGGTTACGCAGACCTGATGAACACGGCAGAGCACCCCACGAAACGATCCATGACCGACTGGGCAGAATACACGTATTCGTACGGCGGTATGCTCGGCTCACTGGACCACATCATGGTTTCCAAAGCCGGAATGGACTTCTACAAGGGCCACGACATCTGGACTGCGAACGCGTACGAAAGCCAAGCCAGGCAGTACTCAAACTTCATGGCCACCGGCACCAACTACTACAACCCCAACGTGTTCCGCGCTTCAGACCACAACAGCGCCATCGTCGGTTTTGACCTCGAAAAGAAGGTGGACACAGAGAACCCCGGGACCGGTGAACCAAGCCAGCCGGGTGAGGAAACCCCAGACAAACCGGGCGTAGGTGATCCCGGTGTGAACAACCCCGACAAACCAGGGGACAACCACCCCAGCAGCAAGCCTGGCGCGAACCAACCGACCTCGAACCAGGCGGGCAAACCCGGCAGTGGTTCGGTAAACGCGAACCAGGCGGGTAAACCGGGTGCGAATCAAGCCGGCACGCACATCGCCAGCACCGGTAGCACCGCCAGCACCGTCATTTTGCTGAGTGCATTAGCACTAGCCATCGGAGGGGGCGCGTGGCTGCTGAAGCGGCGCATCCGCTAA